TGCTTCCCGCCGGTGCGATCATCACGACCGTGGACGGGCGCGGCCCCTACAAGGTTCCCAGCGCCGCCGAGGTGGTTCGGGCCAGTCTGCAGCAGGCGGCCGGACCGATGGTCCTCGACGAGAACCACGCGACGGATATCGCCGCAGCCAGGGGGGAGTCGGCGCCGGCGCGGGGCTGGATCGTCGCGCTCGACGCTCGCCCGGACGGCATCTGGGGCAAAGTCGACTGGACCAAGAGCGGCCTCGAACTGATGGCTGACAAGGCCTACCGCTACATCTCCCCGGTCATCACCCACCTGAAGGACGGAACCGTCCTCGAGATCCGGCGCGCCTCGCTGGTCAACAAGCCCAATCTGCGCGGCCTCGCCGCGCTTCACCAGGAGAACACCATGGACCTTCTCGCCAAGCTGCTCGCCGCGCTGGGCCTTCCCGCGACCACGACGGAAGAGGCGGTCATCGCCGCCGTCACCACGATGCATGCCCAGCAGACCGCGGCGTCGACCGCGCTGCAGGCTGCGCTCGATCCGATCGCCACTGCGGTCGGGCTTCAGGCCGGTGCCGACGCCACCGCCGTACTCGCCGGCGTCCAGCAGGTGACGGCGAAGGGCAACGACAATGTCGTGGTCGCCCTGCAGGCGGAGATCGCGACGCTTGCCAGCCAGGTGAAGACGCTGACCGAGACCGGGTCGAAGGAGCGGGCGACCGTCTATGTCGACGGCGAGATCAAGCGCGGGCGCGCCGGGCTGAAGCCGCTGCGCGACCATTACATCGCCATGCACATGGCGGACCCGGCCCGTGTCGAGAAGGAGATCGGCGCGATGATCGTGCTCGGCCCGTCCGGCGCTCGTGTCGATCCGCCGGCCCCCGTCAACGGCGAGATCTCGCTCAATGCGGAGCAACGCGCCACGGCGAAGATGCTGGGCATCGACGAGAAGGCCTATGCCGAAACCCTGAAGGCCGAGCGCGAGGCCGCGCTCTAACCCGCAACTCGAGAGGAACCGACTATGGCTCTTTCCGCCGACCGCAACACCGCCCGCGCCGCCGGGGACGTCCTCGTCCAGGGCATGGCCGCATCCGTGCTCGTCTATGCCGGCGCGCTCGTCATGCGCAACGCCGCCGGCTACCTGACCAAGGGCGCGACCGCGACGGGATCGGTCGGCGTCGGCCGGGCCGAGGAGCGCAAGACCGGCGGGGCAAACGCCGGCGACGAGAAGCTCAAGGTCCGTCCCGGGAGCTACTGGTTCAAGAACTCCACCTCGACCGACGCGATCACCGTCGCGGAGATCGGCGACGTCTGCTTCATCGTCGACGACGAGCAGGTCGCCAAGACCAACGGCACCAACACACGCTCTCCGGCCGGCTTCGTCGAGGACGTCGACGCCACGAAGGGCGTCCTGGTGCGCTTCGACGAAGTGCTGACCCGCAGCTACGTCGAGGGCATCGCCAACCCGGCCTGACCTTTCCCGCCACAACGCAACAGGACACTGCCATGCTCGTCAACGCAGCCAATCTCGATACCCTCCGCGTCGGGTTCAAGACGTCTTTCCAGGGCGGCCTGTCGCAGGCCTCCACCATGCACCTGCGGGTGTCGACCGTCGTTCCGGCTTCGACCAAGAGTCAGAAATACGGCTGGCTTGGCAAGATCCCCAACGTGCGCGAGTGGATCGGCCCGCGCGCCGTGCAGAACCTGTCGCAGCACGACTACACGATCACCGAGAAGCCCTGGGAGCTGACGATCGGCGTCGACCGGGACGACATCGAAACGGACAATCTCGGCATTTACACGCCGATGTTCAAGGAGATGGGCCAGTCCACCGGGGCCAAGTGGGACCTGCTGGTCTACGACTTCCTGAAGTCCGGCTTCTCGACGGTCTGCTACGACGGCCAATACTTCTTCGACACCGACCACCCGGTGCTCGACGCCGACGGTGTCGCCCAGTCGGTCGCCAACACCGATGGCGGTGCGGGCACGCCCTGGTTCCTGATCGACGCATCCAGGGCGCTGAAGCCGGTCATTCTGCAGAAGCGCCGCGACTTCCAATTCCAGGCGATGGACAATCTGACCGACCAGAACGTCTTCATGAACAAGGAATTTCTCTACGGCGCCGACGCGCGGGCCAATGTCGGCTTCGGCTTCTGGCAGTTCGCCTGGGGCTCGAAACAGACGCTCAACGCCGCCAACTACGCAATCGGCCGCGCCGCCATCTCCGGCATGAAGGGCGACCACGGCCGCCCGCTCGGCCTGATGCCGAACCTTCTGATTGTGCCGCCGTCGCTCGAAAGCGCAGGGCGCAAGATCCTCAACTCGGAAAATGGCTCTGGCGGCGAGACCAACGAGTGGAAGGGCACGGCCGA
The Mesorhizobium australicum genome window above contains:
- a CDS encoding phage protease, translating into MLRPATFTSLHSAADTGDLALCAAFPLPAFEDDKVPEWINLLPAGAIITTVDGRGPYKVPSAAEVVRASLQQAAGPMVLDENHATDIAAARGESAPARGWIVALDARPDGIWGKVDWTKSGLELMADKAYRYISPVITHLKDGTVLEIRRASLVNKPNLRGLAALHQENTMDLLAKLLAALGLPATTTEEAVIAAVTTMHAQQTAASTALQAALDPIATAVGLQAGADATAVLAGVQQVTAKGNDNVVVALQAEIATLASQVKTLTETGSKERATVYVDGEIKRGRAGLKPLRDHYIAMHMADPARVEKEIGAMIVLGPSGARVDPPAPVNGEISLNAEQRATAKMLGIDEKAYAETLKAEREAAL
- a CDS encoding Mu-like prophage major head subunit gpT family protein — protein: MLVNAANLDTLRVGFKTSFQGGLSQASTMHLRVSTVVPASTKSQKYGWLGKIPNVREWIGPRAVQNLSQHDYTITEKPWELTIGVDRDDIETDNLGIYTPMFKEMGQSTGAKWDLLVYDFLKSGFSTVCYDGQYFFDTDHPVLDADGVAQSVANTDGGAGTPWFLIDASRALKPVILQKRRDFQFQAMDNLTDQNVFMNKEFLYGADARANVGFGFWQFAWGSKQTLNAANYAIGRAAISGMKGDHGRPLGLMPNLLIVPPSLESAGRKILNSENGSGGETNEWKGTAELLVCPWLA